The genomic stretch GGTCATTCGCCACCGAGCAGAACCCGCAGCGCATCCTGGTCCAGGAGCAGGTAGTAGGCCTCCGCGAACAACTGCGCAAGCTCGAAGGAGAGGAAGGAGGAGAAGGCGATCCCATAGTAGGTACGGGCAAGATCCCCGGCGTCGGCCTCGAGTTCGTCCGCAAATATCGCGACGTCAAGTACTACGAGACCATTTTCGAACTCCTTGCCAAACAGTACGAAGCCGCCAAGATCGACGAATCGCGCGAAGCCGCGGTGATTCAGGTGCTGGATCAGGCAATGGAGCCGGACCGGAAGTCTTCTCCCAAGCGTTTGGTAATCGTTGTTGTTTCGACTGCGGTTGCTTTCCTAGGTGCCGTTTTTTTTTGCATCTGTAAGCAAGCTCTTGCGAATGTTCGGCAAGATCCGAAGCGCGCCGCGCGGATTGAAATCCTTCGACACTATTTTAGAATTCGCGGAGCCCGCGAGCATAGCAGGCTGTGACCGTCAGCGGTTCGCATTGCGGGCTTGAGTGGTGAGTTTGGAGAGGAAACCGTGAAGCAGAAGAGAGCACTTATCACAGGCATCACTGGCCAGGATGGCGCATATCTGTCGGAGTTCCTCTTAAAAAAGGGCTACGAGGTGCATGGCGTAAAGCGCCGTACGTCGCTGTTCAACACCGATAGAATCGATCACCTATACGAAGACCCGCATGTAAGTGATCGTAGGTTTGTTCTCCATCATGGCGACTTAACGGATTCCTGCAGTCTGATACACATCATGCAGAAGGTGCAGCCCGACGAGGTGTATAACCTTGGCGCGCAGAGCCATGTCGCGGTCTCCTTCGAGCAGCCCGAGTACACTGCCAATGTTGACGCAATCGGAGCACTCCGAGTACTCGACGCCATTCGCATCCTCGGCATGGAGAAGAAAACCCGTTTTTACCAGGCTTCCAGTTCCGAGCTGTACGGGCTGGTCCGGGAAACTCCTCAAACGGAGAAGACGCCCTTCTATCCGCGCTCACCGTATGCGGTTGCCAAGCTCTACGCTTACTGGATTACCGTCAACTACCGCGAGTCTTACGGGATGTATGCCTGCAACGGAATCCTCTTCAATCATGAATCACCCGTTCGAGGCGAAACTTTTGTGACGAGAAAAATCACGCGTGCCCTCGCACGGATAAAGCTTGGACTTCAGGACTGCCTCTATCTCGGTAACCTGAATTCTCTTCGAGACTGGGGCCACGCCAAAGACTTTGTCGAGATGCAGTGGTTGATGCTGCAGCAGGATGAAGCCGAAGACTTCGTAATTGCCACAGGTGAACAGCATAGCGTTCGTGAATTCGTCGAGATCGCTGCAGCCGAGGTAGGCATCAACGTCGATTGGACCGGCAGCGGTATCCACGAGAAAGGTCTAGACGGTGCCGGCAGGGTGATCGTCGCAGTCGATCCGCGATATTTCCGGCCTGCCGAAGTCGAGGCATTATTGGGCGATGCGTCCAAGGCCCATCAGAAGCTCGGGTGGAAGCCGCGTACGAGTTTCAGGCAGTTAGTTCGCGAGATGATGCAAGAAGACCTTATCTCCGCGGAGCGTGACGATCTCGTGAAGCGAAACGGCTACAAGGCCTATGACTACCACGAATAGTCCAGCACTGCTCAATGCACGGATCTACGTGGCAGGACACCGAGGTCTGGCCGGCTCCGCAATTTTGCGTGCGCTGCAAGCGGCCGGGGCCCCAAATGTAATTACTCGGACCCATGCTGAGCTCGACTTGACCGACGGATCAGCGGTCCGCGCCTTTTTTGTACAAACCCAACCAGAGTATGTGTTTCTCTCTGCGGCAAAGGTCGGCGGTATTTTGGCTAACTGGAAAAGGCCTGCCGAGTTCATCCGTCAAAATCTGGCGATTCAGACAAACGTAATTCATGAAGCCCATTGCACAAAAGTAAAGCGACTGCTCTTCCTTGGTTCCAGTTGCATCTATCCGCGTGATTGCCCCCAGCCAATGAAAGAGAGCTGTTTGCTTACGGGACCGCTGGAGTTTACGAATCGCCCTTACGCGGTTGCCAAAATCGCGGGTATTGAGATGTGTTGGTCGTACAACCGTCAATACGGCACGCGTTTCATTGCCGGCATGCCGACCAACCTCTATGGTCCGAACGACAATTATGACTTAAATTACTCCCACGTTCTTCCTGCGCTCATCCGTAAATTTCACGACGCCAGACAGCGAAATGCTAGAGAGGTTACAGTTTGGGGTAGTGGAGGCGTTCATCGTGAATTCTTGCACAGTGATGACATGGCTCAGGCTTGTGTGTTTCTGATGATGCTTCCTGACGAGTTATTTGATCGCATAGTGCATTCAGAGTCATGCGCGCCGTTAGTAAATATTGGCTTCGGGCGTGACTGCACCATAGCGGAATTGGTGGAGATGATTCGAGAGACAGTCGGGTTTGACGGAGAAATCAGATACGATGCCAGCAAGCCGGACGGCACACCCAAGAAGCTGCTGGACATCACCAAGATTAGAGAGCTCGGTTGGCATCCGAGAATCGAGCTCCAAGACGGCCTGAGGGCAGTCTATCAAGAATATCAGGGGCGCTCTTTCCGAGAAGAGATGCGGTGCAACTGACTATGGGCCTATTAACAGTGAACAGATTGGCCGCAGCCTTTCGGATTCGACAGTTTGATCTCGAATGCGCCGATGCGCGTGCAGACGAGCGGCACCGTCGCGCAACTTTAACGGGATTAACAGCCGCGATTGCCCGAATCGTCGCAGTCGCTACATCCCTAATCACGGTTCCAATTACTCTCTCTTACCTTGGGGCAGAGCGCTTTGGCCTCTGGATGGCAATCAGCTCCGTTTTAGCAATCATGAATTTTGCTGATCTCGGGATCGGCAATGGTGTCATGAACGCTGTCGCGGACGCCCACGGCAAGAATGATATCCAAGGTATACAGGTAGCGATTACTAGCGGTATGGCTGTGCTCGTTGGCATCGCAGCTTTACTTTTGGCCGCGCTTGCTGTGACATACTGGCAGGTCGATTGGGCTTCCCTATTCAATGTCCGTTCCCCGATAGCCAGGATTGAGGCCGGCCCAGCGTTACTTGTGGCTGCCGTCTTCTTTGTCTTGAACATTCCTGCGGGATTGGTGCAACGCGCGCAAATGGGCCTGCAGGAGGGGTTTCGCAGCTATGTATGGCAGTTGGCTGGTAGCTTGACCGGATTAAGCGGTGTTCTTCTAGCGGTCCACTGGCATGGTGGTCTCCCATGGCTGCTGTTTGCGCTTGCTGGGTCCCCCGCGATTGTCGCAATCATGAACGGCTTCGTCTTCTTCGGTTGGATGAGACGCGACTTGCTGCCTTCGCTGACCTCGGTCTCGCGCAGCGGAATTTCGAAGGTTGGCCGTCTCGGAGTTTTGTTTTTTGTATTGCAACTTGTCGTTGCCCTGGCATTCTCTTCAGACAACTTCATTGTTGCGCGAGTCTTGGGGCCAGAGGCCGCGACTCAGTACGCTATTCCGCAACGCATGTTCATGCTAGTTTCCGTCATGCTTGCAATGCTGATGGCGCCTCTCTGGCCAGCCTACGCCGAGGCGATCTCACGTGGTGATACGCATTGGGTGCAGAAAACGTTGGTACGTTCTCTGAAGTTGGTGACGCTGGTGGCAAGTGCAGCGGTTTTGGTCCTGGTTTGCTTCGGCAAGCAGATCATCCATCTGTGGGTGGGTAAAAAGGTCAGCGTTAGCCTCTTGTTGCTCTCCGGATTGGCGGTATGGACTCTCTTCGATGTTGCCGGGAATGCAGTAGGAATGTTTCTAAACGGCGCGAGCGTGATCCGATACCAAGTGATCGTCTCTCTCATATTCAGTACCCTTTGTCTCAGCGCCAAGATTTACGCAGCCCGTCATTTCGGTATCGCTTCGCTTCCTTGGGCAACCGCAAGTACATACTGCTTGGCAGTCGCCGCCCCCTATGCAATTCTACTACCCCGACTACTTCGCCGCGTACACGAAGAACGCGCTTCTTCGGTTGGCGTATAGCTTGATCCAGTACTTAGAAGATTCAATTTGACGGATCTTTCACAGTGGATTGTCTTAACCACTATTCAATCGTCTGGTCAAGCGATTGGGCGTAATTTCCCAGGTTTCAGAGGAGCGTTATCTGATTCTCGCCGCGTACAGCTATATCCGTTTTAGCACTATGAATTCGCGAGGGAGAATTACATGAAGACTTCCGGCGTGATGACCACTGAAGAGGCTGTTTCAGAGATTCGGTCTGATCCGCAACTAGCGGACTTAGTTGAGCAGTGCTACTGGGATAAAGACGTTTTTTCGGCTGCGAAACGGTTTCATAGATCGGCTGAGTGGCGTGCCGTTCTTCGCCTTCTCGAATACCGCCTCAACGGCGGAACCGTCCTTGACCTCGGAGCTGGAACCGGAATTGCCAGCTATGCCTTTGCTGAGTCAGGTGTGCGTTGCGTTTATGCTCTCGAACCTGACCCGAGTTCTGAAATCGGGAATGGCGCAATTGCTAAACTGCGACATCCCGTTATCAAAATTCTCTCTGCATTCGGAGAGTGCATTCCCCTACCTTCCAGATCGGTTGATGTCGCCTACTGCCGTCAGGTCTTGCATCATGCGGCTTCTCTACCAGCGATGGTGGAGGAAGTCCGGCGGGTCCTTAAGCCGAACGGACTGTTTGTCGCCACCCGTGAGCATGTCGTCTGGAGCAAACGGGAGAGGCGGCGTTTTCTAGCAGATCATCCCATCCATCAAAAGGCAGGCGGGGAAAACGCCTTCACGCTGCGTGAATATCGCTCAGCCTTCGAAAACGCTGGATTCTCCTTCCGGGTGCTGCGTCCGTGTGATTCCATCATCAATGCTTTTGGATATTTCCCGGTTTCTGATGAGGATACGCTACGGTCATTTCCAGAGCGGCGACTGCGCGAGAGGTTTGGTTTTTCCTTTCCCGTCTTCGAAGTTGCTTTTCGCTGGCGCATGAACCGACTGTCGCCAGGAATGATGTACACATTCATTGGTTCCTGTTAGTTCGCAACGCCACAATCTTCCTCTGCGCTGACAAGTCGGTGCACTAAGTTTCGTGGGCCTGCGGCCAGGCTCATGCGTCACCATAGAGGAACACGTGACATAGAGAAATACTTGGCATAGTGGCAATGATGCACGACATCATCAAGCTAGTTCGCAGAATAGCTCAGTATTGAGGTATCGCTGGTTGCAAACACCGCCGCGATGGCAACGCATATTTCAGTTTGTAAGTGCTGCTTGTGTTGTAAGGTTCCTGTTTGGTTTGCAAAGACACCGAAGTTGATATTGTCGTCTTGTTTGTACACTGATCTGCAGTGATTTAGGAGCGCTGAGTGAAAAAAACTGTATGTGTTTGCGGATTAGGATTTGTGGGTCTCACTCTTTCAGTCACTTTGGCGAAGATGGGATTCGACGTCGTAGGAGTAGAGAAGAATGCGGATACTGCTCGGAGCTTGCAAAATGGCCAGCCCCACTTTCACGAGCAAGGACTTGAGGTGGCACTCCGGACTTATCTAGCGCGAGGTTTGAGTATTCACACCCACATCCCTCGTCGTGCAATTGATATATTCGTCATAGCGGTCTCTACACCGCTCAACGAGGATCTTCAGCCCACGCTTACTTACCTGATCGAAGCTGTCCAGAGCATTCTTCCTCATCTCAAAGCCGGAGCTCTAGTCATCCTGAGGAGCACTGTTCCGGTGGGAACGACGCGAAGTATCGTGCTACCCCTCCTAGCTTCGACTGGAATCGATGTTCGAGTTGCCTTTTGCCCAGAGCGGACCATCGAAGGGAAGGCGCTCGAAGAGCTAGCTCGTTTACCACAGATCATCGGCGGTTTAGATACAGACAGTGTCCGTGACGCTAGTGAGCTGTTCCGAAAAGTGACTCCAGTTGTGATTGAAGTGTCCTCTCTGGAGACTGCTGAGATGATAAAGCTGATCGACAACTCGTTTCGCGATTACATGTTCGCTTTCAGCAATGACTTGGCGATGGCCTGTTCTGCCTTGGGCGTGGATGCAAGCGAAGCTATACGCGCTGCCAATACCGGCTATTCCAGAAACAACATACCGGTTCCCGGACCGGTTGGAGGGATCTGCCTGACGAAGGACCCTCGGATATTGGGATGGAGCGCTGGCCAAGCCGGCTACCAGCTGAGAATAAGCTCCCGCCCGATTCACGAAGCATATCTAAACTTCATCGTAGATAGATGTGAAGACGCAGTGAATCAAATCGGGAAACAGCTAGCAGACTGCAAAGTTTGTATTTCCGGTCTGGCATTCAAGGGAAACCCACCAACCGACGACTTGCGAAACTCGCCTTCACTCGATGTTTTGCAGAAATTACGAGCAAGAATGCTCCCTTCCGCGCGCATGTATGGTCACGACTTCGTCGTTACGGATCAGTCAATTCGCTCCCTGGGCCTCATTCCCGCTCAACTGGAAGAACTGGATGGGATCGACCTTCTGGTGATAGCGACCAATCATGCGCAGTATTCCCGATCAGACATGATCAAGGTTGTGCAGGGCCTCAACCGACCAGCCGTGATATGCGACATGTGGAGAGTGTGGGATATGAATTTGATCGCATCGCTAGACGGCATTATGTATCTCTCCGACTCGGTTGAGGTTGCTCCCACCTCAGCTATGGCCCGCATGTCTGGAGTTTCAGCATGAAGGGAAAAGCCGTCCTGGTCACGGGCGGTACCGGATTCCTCGGGTCTGCATTGGTGAAGGCGCTGGTTCAGGAGGGGTACCGGGTCACCGTCTTAGATGACAATTCTCGCGGAGATCCTAAGCGGATTGCAGGCTTACCGCACGTCGACGTGGTCGTGGGCGACGTTCGGGACAAGTTGACGGTTGAGCTTTTGGTATCGAGATCAGAATGTGTGTTTCATCTGGCTTCAGTCAATGGCACTAGATTGTTCT from Terriglobales bacterium encodes the following:
- a CDS encoding GDP-L-fucose synthase, whose protein sequence is MTTTNSPALLNARIYVAGHRGLAGSAILRALQAAGAPNVITRTHAELDLTDGSAVRAFFVQTQPEYVFLSAAKVGGILANWKRPAEFIRQNLAIQTNVIHEAHCTKVKRLLFLGSSCIYPRDCPQPMKESCLLTGPLEFTNRPYAVAKIAGIEMCWSYNRQYGTRFIAGMPTNLYGPNDNYDLNYSHVLPALIRKFHDARQRNAREVTVWGSGGVHREFLHSDDMAQACVFLMMLPDELFDRIVHSESCAPLVNIGFGRDCTIAELVEMIRETVGFDGEIRYDASKPDGTPKKLLDITKIRELGWHPRIELQDGLRAVYQEYQGRSFREEMRCN
- a CDS encoding oligosaccharide flippase family protein; the protein is MGLLTVNRLAAAFRIRQFDLECADARADERHRRATLTGLTAAIARIVAVATSLITVPITLSYLGAERFGLWMAISSVLAIMNFADLGIGNGVMNAVADAHGKNDIQGIQVAITSGMAVLVGIAALLLAALAVTYWQVDWASLFNVRSPIARIEAGPALLVAAVFFVLNIPAGLVQRAQMGLQEGFRSYVWQLAGSLTGLSGVLLAVHWHGGLPWLLFALAGSPAIVAIMNGFVFFGWMRRDLLPSLTSVSRSGISKVGRLGVLFFVLQLVVALAFSSDNFIVARVLGPEAATQYAIPQRMFMLVSVMLAMLMAPLWPAYAEAISRGDTHWVQKTLVRSLKLVTLVASAAVLVLVCFGKQIIHLWVGKKVSVSLLLLSGLAVWTLFDVAGNAVGMFLNGASVIRYQVIVSLIFSTLCLSAKIYAARHFGIASLPWATASTYCLAVAAPYAILLPRLLRRVHEERASSVGV
- a CDS encoding nucleotide sugar dehydrogenase, yielding MKKTVCVCGLGFVGLTLSVTLAKMGFDVVGVEKNADTARSLQNGQPHFHEQGLEVALRTYLARGLSIHTHIPRRAIDIFVIAVSTPLNEDLQPTLTYLIEAVQSILPHLKAGALVILRSTVPVGTTRSIVLPLLASTGIDVRVAFCPERTIEGKALEELARLPQIIGGLDTDSVRDASELFRKVTPVVIEVSSLETAEMIKLIDNSFRDYMFAFSNDLAMACSALGVDASEAIRAANTGYSRNNIPVPGPVGGICLTKDPRILGWSAGQAGYQLRISSRPIHEAYLNFIVDRCEDAVNQIGKQLADCKVCISGLAFKGNPPTDDLRNSPSLDVLQKLRARMLPSARMYGHDFVVTDQSIRSLGLIPAQLEELDGIDLLVIATNHAQYSRSDMIKVVQGLNRPAVICDMWRVWDMNLIASLDGIMYLSDSVEVAPTSAMARMSGVSA
- the gmd gene encoding GDP-mannose 4,6-dehydratase, translating into MKQKRALITGITGQDGAYLSEFLLKKGYEVHGVKRRTSLFNTDRIDHLYEDPHVSDRRFVLHHGDLTDSCSLIHIMQKVQPDEVYNLGAQSHVAVSFEQPEYTANVDAIGALRVLDAIRILGMEKKTRFYQASSSELYGLVRETPQTEKTPFYPRSPYAVAKLYAYWITVNYRESYGMYACNGILFNHESPVRGETFVTRKITRALARIKLGLQDCLYLGNLNSLRDWGHAKDFVEMQWLMLQQDEAEDFVIATGEQHSVREFVEIAAAEVGINVDWTGSGIHEKGLDGAGRVIVAVDPRYFRPAEVEALLGDASKAHQKLGWKPRTSFRQLVREMMQEDLISAERDDLVKRNGYKAYDYHE
- a CDS encoding class I SAM-dependent methyltransferase, whose amino-acid sequence is MKTSGVMTTEEAVSEIRSDPQLADLVEQCYWDKDVFSAAKRFHRSAEWRAVLRLLEYRLNGGTVLDLGAGTGIASYAFAESGVRCVYALEPDPSSEIGNGAIAKLRHPVIKILSAFGECIPLPSRSVDVAYCRQVLHHAASLPAMVEEVRRVLKPNGLFVATREHVVWSKRERRRFLADHPIHQKAGGENAFTLREYRSAFENAGFSFRVLRPCDSIINAFGYFPVSDEDTLRSFPERRLRERFGFSFPVFEVAFRWRMNRLSPGMMYTFIGSC